A single genomic interval of Helianthus annuus cultivar XRQ/B chromosome 13, HanXRQr2.0-SUNRISE, whole genome shotgun sequence harbors:
- the LOC110900724 gene encoding uncharacterized protein LOC110900724 yields MKDFREKSLFGSASAVVYTIEFQKRGLLHAHICLFLNDESKLPSVEHVDKFISTEIPDKNLDPDLYTLVSDYMIHGPCGVAKPNCPCMVEGNCSKKFPKKFCDETTIDSNGYPVYRQADLGFFFVEKSGIQLDNRSVVPYSKTLLRRHQAHINVEWCNQAASIKYLFKYINKGADRVEFGFVQNADEGQREDGKDEIKEYYDCRYLSACEASWRIFAFDVHYRYPSIIRLPFHLPDKQNVVYGPDDELDSVLQKPSVSSTMFLGWMEKNEQDPLARALIYVEFPTKFVWKQKERIWDKRIIGKTIVRIHCVNPSMGEAYFLRILLNKVVGPKSFEDICTVNGQVFPTFRDACYARGLLDDDKVYIEAIKEAYYTGSGYYLRNMFTTMLASNELSRPEHVWENTWEYLADGILYNCKKLLRIEGLSLLEEQIRNLTLLEIERYLLRNNSSLTWFPSMLQPDSESIYSADNRLIADELGYDVSATAIEFDNNLSRLTDEQHLVFDEIIQAVNSNASGLFFVYGYGGTGKTFL; encoded by the exons ATGAAAGACTTCCGAGAGAAATCTTTATTCGGCAGTGCATCGGCAG TTGTGTATACCATAGAGTTTCAAAAACGAGGTCTACTGCATGCCCATATATGTTTGTTCTTAAATGACGAAAGTAAGCTTCCTTCGGTTGAGCATGTTGATAAGTTTATTTCTACCGAGATACCTGACAAAAACTTAGATCCAGATCTGTATACTCTTGTTAGTGACTATATGATTCACGGACCTTGTGGTGTTGCAAAACCAAATTGTCCGTGTATGGTCGAAGGTAACTGTTCGAAGAAATTTCCTAAGAAGTTTTGTGATGAGACTACTATAGATTCAAATGGTTATCCGGTCTATAGACAAGCagatttaggatttttttttgttGAGAAATCTGGTATTCAGCTTGATAACAGAAGTGTGGTTCCATATAGCAAAACCCTATTGAGACGTCATCAGGCACACATTAATGTCGAATGGTGTAACCAGGCTGCGTCCATTAAGTATTTGTTTAAATACATTAACAAAGGAGCAGATAGGGTAGAATTTGGTTTTGTACAAAATGCCGATGAAGGTCAGCGTGAAGATGGAAAAGATGAAATCAAAGAGTATTACGATTGCAGATATCTCTCGGCGTGCGAAGCTTCATGGCGCATCTTTGCATTTGATGTTCATTATCGCTATCCATCCATAATCAGGCTTCCGTTTCATCTGCCAGATAAACAAAACGTTGTATACGGCCCCGATGATGAACTTGATAGTGTTCTTCAAAAACCATCTGTTTCTTCTACGATGTTTTTGGGGTGGATGGAAAAGAATGAACAAGATCCGTTAGCGCGCGCCCTTATTTACGTTGAGTTCCCAACTAAATTTGTTTGGAAGCAGAAGGAAAGGATATGGGATAAACGCATAATAGGCAAAACCATTGTTCGTATTCATTGTGTTAATCCTTCTATGGGCGAGGCTTACTTTTTAAGAATCCTTCTTAATAAGGTAGTAGGTCCTAAGTCTTTTGAAGATATCTGTACTGTGAATGGACAAGTCTTCCCAACATTTAGAGATGCGTGCTACGCTAGAGGCCTTTTAGATGACGACAAGGTGTATATAGAAGCTATCAAAGAGGCGTACTACACAGGTTCAGGATACTATCTTCGTAATATGTTTACTACAATGTTGGCGTCTAATGAATTATCAAGGCCTGAACATGTTTGGGAAAACACATGGGAGTACCTTGCGGATGGCATTTTATACAATTGTAAAAAGCTTTTGAGGATCGAAG GTTTGTCTCTTCTAGAGGAACAAATAAGGAACCTAACGTTGCTTGAAATTGAGCGTTACTTATTACGTAACAACTCAAGTCTAACTTGGTTTCCGTCTATGCTTCAACCCGACAGTGAATCAATATATTCAGCAGACAACCGTTTAATTGCTGACGAGCTTGGGTACGATGTAAGCGCTACTGCCATTGAATTTGATAATAATTTAAGCAGGCTAACCGATGAGCAGCATTTAGTGTTTGATGAGATAATTCAAGCCGTTAATAGTAATGCGAGTGGTCTGTTCTTTGTCTATGGTTACGGAGGGACTGGTAAGACGTTTTTGTAG
- the LOC110900723 gene encoding uncharacterized protein LOC110900723 — protein sequence MCFIKPDDDVADLLRKTKLIIWDEAPMNHKHALKALDRTMKDIFKCEMSFGGKVMVFGGDFRQILPFVPNGSKQEIVNTLITSSYIWSTCKVLTLTKNMRLTVGANASDIEEIKAFANWLLELGKGKIGDSDDCEVVIDIPEDLLIKCSVDPMSDLIDFVYPSLLQLYKDIDYFAERAILAPTNKVIQK from the coding sequence ATGTGTTTTATTAAACCGGATGATGACGTTGCTGATTTATTGAGAAAAACGAAGTTGATAATTTGGGATGAAGCACCGATGAATCATAAACATGCGCTTAAAGCACTTGACCGAACAATGAAAGATATCTTCAAATGTGAGATGAGTTTTGGTGGTAAAGTTATGGTGTTCGGTGGTGACTTTAGACAAATACTTCCGTTTGTACCAAATGGTAGTAAACAAGAAATCGTTAATACTTTAATCACGTCGTCGTATATTTGGAGTACTTGCAAGGTCCTTACGTTAACGAAAAACATGAGGTTAACTGTAGGAGCCAACGCATCTGATATAGAAGAGATTAAAGCTTTTGCAAATTGGTTGCTTGAGTTGGGCAAGGGAAAGATTGGTGACAGTGATGATTGTGAGGTGGTTATAGATATTCCTGAAGATCTGTTAATCAAGTGCTCTGTGGATCCTATGTCAGATTTGATCGACTTTGTATACCCTTCACTTCTTCAACTATACAAAGATATAGATTATTTTGCTGAAAGAGCTATACTGGCACCAACAAATAAGGTTATTCAAAAATAA